The following coding sequences lie in one Burkholderia cepacia genomic window:
- a CDS encoding DNA recombination protein RmuC: protein MTMTLLLAAVVVLAVALAVAIVALVRGGGRHDDAAVLGDQIEDAAHAQARAVERLERELRGEIVENARGSRTELAGSFAQLQQTLAAQLTSVATVQNSQIEGFAQQLGKLVAGNAQQFDAMRESVQRQAQQAREEQTGALRLFGDTLNRQLTQLTESNDRRIGEVRATLEQRLKEIETNNAAKLEEMRRTVDEKLHATLEQRLGESFKLVSDRLEQVHRGLGEMQTLAAGVGDLKKVLTNVKTRGTWGEVQLEALLEQMLTPEQYAKNVATVPKSTERVEFAIRLPGRDAGTRDAPPVWLPIDAKFPREDYERLIDAQERADAPAVEEAARALEARVRLEARTIAEKYVAPPHTTDFALLFLPTEGLYAEILRRPGLTDLLQRDYRVTVAGPTTLTALLNSLQMGFRTLAIEQRSSEVWQVLGAVKTEFGKFGDVLARTKAQLETVTRSIESAEQRTRVMSRKLKQVEALPGDAAAGLLGAEGSDGADADDA from the coding sequence ATGACGATGACGTTGTTGCTTGCGGCGGTTGTCGTACTGGCCGTCGCGCTCGCGGTGGCGATCGTCGCGCTCGTGCGCGGCGGTGGCCGCCACGACGATGCGGCCGTACTCGGCGACCAGATCGAGGACGCCGCGCATGCGCAGGCGCGCGCGGTCGAGCGGCTCGAACGCGAATTGCGCGGCGAGATCGTCGAGAACGCGCGCGGCTCGCGCACCGAGTTGGCCGGCAGCTTCGCGCAGCTTCAGCAGACGCTCGCCGCACAGCTGACGAGCGTGGCGACCGTGCAGAACAGTCAGATCGAGGGCTTCGCGCAGCAGCTCGGCAAGCTCGTCGCCGGCAATGCGCAGCAGTTCGACGCGATGCGCGAGAGCGTACAGCGCCAGGCGCAGCAGGCGCGCGAAGAGCAGACCGGCGCGCTCCGGCTGTTCGGCGACACGTTGAACCGGCAGCTCACGCAACTGACCGAGTCGAACGACCGTCGGATCGGCGAGGTACGTGCGACGCTCGAACAGCGGCTGAAGGAAATCGAGACCAATAACGCGGCGAAGCTCGAGGAGATGCGCCGCACCGTCGACGAGAAACTGCACGCGACGCTCGAGCAGCGTCTCGGCGAATCGTTCAAGCTCGTGTCGGACCGGCTCGAGCAGGTCCATCGCGGGCTCGGCGAGATGCAGACGCTCGCGGCCGGCGTCGGCGATCTGAAGAAAGTGCTGACCAACGTGAAGACGCGCGGCACCTGGGGCGAAGTCCAGCTCGAGGCGCTGCTCGAACAGATGCTGACGCCCGAACAGTACGCGAAGAACGTCGCGACGGTGCCGAAGAGCACGGAGCGCGTCGAGTTCGCGATCCGGTTGCCGGGGCGCGATGCGGGCACGCGCGACGCGCCGCCGGTGTGGTTGCCGATCGACGCGAAATTTCCGCGCGAAGACTACGAGCGGCTGATCGATGCGCAGGAGCGCGCCGATGCGCCGGCGGTCGAGGAAGCGGCCCGCGCACTCGAAGCGCGCGTGCGGCTGGAGGCGCGCACGATTGCCGAGAAATACGTCGCGCCGCCGCACACGACCGATTTCGCGCTGCTGTTCCTGCCGACCGAGGGGCTCTATGCGGAGATCCTGCGCCGCCCGGGGCTGACCGACCTGCTGCAGCGCGACTATCGTGTGACGGTCGCGGGGCCGACGACGCTCACCGCGCTGCTGAACAGCCTGCAGATGGGGTTCCGCACGCTCGCGATCGAGCAGCGCTCGAGCGAGGTGTGGCAGGTGCTCGGCGCGGTAAAAACGGAATTCGGCAAGTTCGGCGACGTGCTCGCGCGCACGAAGGCGCAACTCGAAACGGTCACGCGCTCGATCGAGTCCGCCGAGCAGCGTACGCGCGTGATGAGCCGCAAGCTGAAGCAGGTCGAGGCGCTGCCGGGCGACGCGGCGGCCGGGCTGCTCGGCGCGGAGGGTAGCGACGGCGCCGATGCGGACGACGCGTGA
- a CDS encoding GNAT family N-acetyltransferase: MSDTPLIRAAETRDVGAILALMRELAEFEKLTDLFVATEADLADALFGAHPAAEARVAEHDGAIVAYALFFHNYSTFLGRRGLYLEDLYVQPSQRGTGLGTAMLRHLAALAVERRCGRFEWSVLDWNQPAIDFYEKMGATVLPDWRIVRVTGAALDTLAGH, from the coding sequence GTGAGCGACACGCCGCTGATCCGCGCGGCCGAAACACGCGACGTCGGTGCGATCCTCGCGCTGATGCGCGAGCTGGCCGAGTTCGAGAAGCTCACGGATCTGTTCGTCGCGACTGAAGCCGATCTCGCCGACGCGCTGTTCGGCGCACACCCCGCCGCCGAAGCACGGGTGGCCGAGCATGACGGCGCGATCGTCGCGTATGCGCTGTTCTTCCACAACTATTCGACGTTTCTCGGCCGCCGCGGCCTCTATCTCGAGGATCTGTACGTGCAACCGTCGCAGCGCGGCACGGGCCTCGGCACTGCGATGCTGCGTCACCTCGCGGCACTGGCCGTCGAGCGCCGCTGCGGGCGCTTCGAATGGTCGGTCCTCGACTGGAACCAGCCGGCGATCGATTTCTACGAGAAGATGGGCGCCACCGTGCTGCCCGACTGGCGCATCGTCCGCGTGACGGGCGCCGCGCTGGACACGCTCGCCGGACATTGA
- the moeA gene encoding molybdopterin molybdotransferase MoeA yields MITQSSSASRTDSDAALSLADAQALACRFAAPVDACDTVTLRDALDRVLAADVNAPFNIPAYDNSAMDGYAFDGSAGTPASSQGDIGMTVAGTAFAGHPFDGAVAAGSCVRIMTGAPMPAGCDTVIPQERVRVDGDTIRFAAHDVARGANCRKAGEDLARGACALAAGRILRPSDLGLLASFGLTDVTVRRRVRVAVFSTGDELREAGEPLDRGALYDSNRGMLIAMLERLNVDAIDLGIVRDDPAALEAALRDAVAAQADAVITSGGVSVGEADFTRDVMAKLGDVTFASLALRPGRPLACGTLACATGGAGHALFFGLPGNPVASAVTFYAIVRPALLTLAGAQTPPPAMYPALSTQALKKRPGRTEYLRGIATRAADGHWHVTPAGSQSSASLSGLAAANCFIVLGHDTAAVDAGTPVDILPLDGLI; encoded by the coding sequence GTCCGCCTCCCGAACCGATTCCGATGCCGCGCTGTCGCTCGCCGACGCACAGGCACTCGCGTGCCGTTTCGCGGCGCCGGTCGACGCGTGCGACACGGTGACGCTGCGCGATGCGCTCGACCGCGTGCTCGCGGCCGACGTGAACGCGCCGTTCAACATCCCCGCGTATGACAACTCGGCGATGGACGGCTATGCATTCGACGGCAGCGCCGGCACGCCCGCGTCGTCGCAGGGTGACATCGGGATGACGGTCGCCGGCACCGCGTTCGCGGGCCACCCGTTCGACGGCGCCGTGGCAGCCGGCTCATGCGTGCGCATCATGACGGGCGCGCCGATGCCGGCCGGATGCGACACGGTGATTCCACAGGAACGCGTGCGCGTCGACGGCGACACGATCCGTTTCGCCGCGCACGACGTCGCACGCGGTGCAAACTGCCGCAAGGCCGGCGAGGATCTGGCGCGCGGCGCCTGCGCGCTCGCCGCGGGCCGCATCCTGCGCCCTTCCGATCTCGGCCTGCTCGCATCGTTCGGTCTCACCGACGTCACGGTGCGCCGCCGCGTGCGCGTCGCCGTGTTCTCGACCGGCGACGAACTGCGCGAGGCCGGCGAACCGCTCGATCGCGGCGCGCTGTACGACAGCAATCGCGGCATGCTGATCGCGATGCTGGAAAGACTGAATGTCGACGCGATCGATCTCGGGATCGTCCGCGACGACCCGGCCGCGCTCGAAGCCGCGTTGCGCGACGCCGTCGCCGCGCAAGCCGACGCGGTGATCACGTCGGGCGGCGTCTCGGTCGGCGAAGCCGACTTCACGCGCGACGTGATGGCAAAACTCGGCGACGTGACGTTCGCGAGCCTCGCGCTGCGGCCCGGCCGGCCGCTCGCCTGCGGCACGCTCGCATGCGCGACAGGCGGCGCCGGTCACGCGCTGTTCTTCGGGCTGCCCGGCAATCCGGTCGCGTCGGCCGTCACGTTCTACGCGATCGTGCGCCCGGCACTGCTGACGCTGGCCGGCGCGCAAACGCCGCCGCCGGCGATGTACCCGGCGCTCAGCACGCAGGCATTGAAGAAGCGCCCCGGCCGCACCGAATACCTGCGCGGCATCGCGACTCGCGCCGCTGACGGCCACTGGCACGTCACGCCGGCCGGTTCGCAGAGTTCCGCATCGTTGAGCGGCCTCGCGGCCGCCAACTGTTTCATCGTCCTGGGCCACGATACCGCGGCAGTCGACGCGGGCACCCCGGTCGACATCCTGCCGCTCGACGGCCTGATCTGA